One Hyalangium gracile genomic window carries:
- a CDS encoding lysoplasmalogenase: MGMRLDGRTGFLAGAGILGGVLFLVAVELEAFHLRLGTKAIPIVCLLLWMWPPRERYARLICVGLVLSLVGDLLLEVDSSLFLPGLGAFLCAHVAYVAAYLMVTRVPSLTRGVPFALLGVGATVFLWPGLGGLALPVTAYVVVICTMAWRSAAMVGAEGLARREQWLALAGALMFAASDGLLAIKLFVQPVAGGSYAIMLLYWAGQLCIALSAREPTETARALVPG, translated from the coding sequence ATGGGCATGAGGCTGGATGGCAGGACCGGGTTTCTGGCGGGGGCAGGCATCCTGGGAGGCGTGCTCTTCCTGGTGGCGGTGGAGCTGGAGGCCTTCCATCTCCGGCTGGGGACCAAGGCCATCCCCATCGTCTGCCTGCTGCTGTGGATGTGGCCGCCGCGCGAGCGCTACGCGCGGCTGATCTGCGTGGGGCTCGTGCTCTCGCTGGTGGGAGACCTGCTGCTGGAGGTGGACTCGAGCCTGTTCCTGCCCGGCCTGGGAGCCTTCCTGTGCGCCCACGTCGCGTACGTGGCCGCCTACCTCATGGTGACCCGGGTCCCGAGCCTGACGCGGGGAGTGCCCTTCGCGCTCCTGGGCGTGGGCGCCACGGTGTTCCTCTGGCCCGGGCTGGGAGGGCTGGCGCTGCCGGTGACGGCCTATGTGGTCGTCATCTGCACGATGGCGTGGCGCTCCGCCGCCATGGTGGGAGCGGAGGGCCTCGCGCGGCGCGAGCAGTGGCTGGCGCTGGCGGGGGCGCTGATGTTCGCCGCGAGTGACGGGCTGCTCGCCATCAAGCTCTTCGTTCAGCCCGTGGCAGGCGGCAGCTACGCCATCATGCTGCTGTACTGGGCTGGACAGCTCTGCATCGCCCTCTCGGCGCGAGAGCCGACGGAGACAGCGCGCGCGCTTGTACCCGGCTAA
- a CDS encoding 1,4-dihydroxy-2-naphthoyl-CoA synthase, with protein MVSAIFNPARWKAVDGFNFKDLTFHRAVDQGTVRIAFNRPEVRNAFRPRTVDELATALDATRFMTDVGCVLITGNGPSPKDGGWAFCSGGDQRIRGKDGYKYEGDEGKVDPARLGRLHILEVQRQIRFMPKVVIAVVPGWAVGGGHSLHVVCDLTLASKEHALFKQTDPDVASFDSGYGSALLARQVGQKRAREVFFIGRNYTAEEAFQMGMVNAVVPHAQLEEFALEWAAEINTKSPTAIKMLKYGFNLPDDGLVGQQLFAGEATRLAYGTEEAQEGRDAFVQKRKRNFSRFPWTY; from the coding sequence ATGGTCTCGGCCATCTTCAACCCGGCGCGCTGGAAGGCCGTCGACGGCTTCAACTTCAAGGACCTCACCTTCCACCGGGCGGTGGACCAGGGCACGGTGCGCATCGCCTTCAACCGGCCCGAGGTGCGCAATGCCTTCCGGCCGCGCACGGTGGACGAGCTGGCCACGGCGCTCGACGCCACCCGCTTCATGACGGACGTGGGCTGCGTGCTCATCACCGGCAACGGCCCGTCGCCCAAGGACGGCGGGTGGGCGTTCTGCTCGGGCGGGGACCAGCGCATCCGCGGCAAGGACGGCTACAAGTACGAGGGCGACGAGGGCAAGGTGGACCCCGCCCGCCTGGGGCGCCTGCACATCCTGGAGGTGCAGCGGCAGATCCGCTTCATGCCCAAGGTGGTCATCGCCGTGGTGCCGGGCTGGGCGGTGGGTGGCGGACACAGCCTGCACGTGGTCTGTGACTTGACGCTGGCGAGCAAGGAGCACGCCCTGTTCAAGCAGACGGATCCGGACGTGGCCAGCTTCGACAGCGGCTACGGGTCGGCGCTGCTGGCGCGGCAGGTGGGCCAGAAGCGCGCCCGGGAGGTCTTCTTCATCGGCCGCAACTACACGGCGGAGGAGGCCTTCCAGATGGGCATGGTGAACGCCGTGGTGCCGCACGCGCAGCTGGAGGAGTTCGCGCTCGAGTGGGCGGCGGAGATCAACACCAAGAGCCCCACGGCCATCAAGATGCTCAAGTACGGCTTCAACCTCCCGGATGACGGGCTGGTGGGCCAGCAGCTCTTCGCCGGCGAGGCCACGCGCCTGGCCTACGGCACCGAGGAGGCGCAGGAGGGCCGCGACGCCTTCGTGCAGAAGCGCAAGCGCAACTTCTCGCGCTTCCCGTGGACGTACTGA
- a CDS encoding sigma-54-dependent transcriptional regulator: MAKGTPESPRPRVLVVDDDAGVRYTLRETLATLPGVEVDEAADGTVALERLAAHSCDLVITDLRMPRMDGLELVRRLQGLPHPPRVIVITAHGSERFAVEAMKAGAYDYFRKPFDVDELLAVVGRALETVRLRRDNERLAGELNLSRSMVFASEAMSRLAQLVQRAGPRDVTVLITGESGTGKERVAEALVRASPRAGRPYLRFNCAALTHELAEAELFGHARGAFTGAHKDRLGLFREADGGTLLLDEVGELAPPLQAKLLRVLQEGEVRPVGEDRAIKVDVRIIAATHRDLRKLAAEGRFREDLYYRLNVVHLRVPSLRERPEDIPVLARMFLDRFSDRFHTGPLKVPAGFHERLLAWPWPGNVRELENTLESLVALSNEGELELSLIPGSESSTPAAGTAVVVGSPEDPGREPTASASLGLKERVEAYERGLILDAMRLAGGNRSEAARRLGIGRATLHDKLRKYGMDVAASSGEGGSTG; this comes from the coding sequence ATGGCTAAAGGAACTCCGGAGAGTCCCCGCCCTCGGGTGCTGGTCGTGGATGACGACGCGGGAGTGCGCTACACGCTGCGAGAGACGCTGGCGACGCTGCCGGGAGTCGAGGTGGACGAGGCCGCGGACGGCACGGTGGCCCTGGAGCGGCTGGCGGCGCACTCGTGCGATCTGGTGATCACCGACCTGCGCATGCCGAGGATGGATGGCCTGGAGCTGGTGCGTCGGCTGCAGGGGCTGCCCCATCCGCCGCGGGTCATCGTCATCACCGCGCACGGCTCCGAGCGCTTCGCGGTGGAGGCGATGAAGGCGGGAGCGTACGACTACTTCCGCAAGCCCTTCGACGTGGACGAGCTCTTGGCGGTGGTGGGCCGGGCGCTGGAGACGGTCCGTCTGCGGCGGGACAACGAGCGGCTGGCGGGAGAGCTGAACCTGTCGCGCTCGATGGTGTTCGCGTCGGAGGCGATGAGCCGGCTGGCGCAGCTCGTCCAGCGGGCGGGGCCCAGGGACGTCACGGTGCTCATTACCGGAGAGAGCGGCACCGGCAAGGAGCGGGTGGCGGAGGCGCTGGTGAGGGCCTCGCCTCGAGCGGGCCGGCCATACCTGCGCTTCAACTGCGCCGCGCTCACGCACGAGCTGGCGGAGGCGGAGCTGTTCGGCCACGCGCGGGGCGCGTTCACCGGGGCGCACAAGGACCGGCTGGGGCTGTTCCGAGAGGCGGACGGCGGCACGCTGCTGCTGGACGAGGTGGGCGAGCTGGCCCCTCCGCTCCAGGCCAAGCTGCTGCGAGTGCTCCAGGAGGGCGAGGTGCGGCCGGTGGGGGAGGACCGGGCCATCAAGGTCGATGTGCGCATCATCGCCGCCACGCACCGGGACCTGCGCAAGCTGGCCGCGGAGGGCAGGTTCCGAGAGGACCTTTACTACCGGTTGAATGTGGTGCACCTGCGCGTGCCCTCGCTGCGAGAGCGTCCGGAGGACATCCCGGTGCTGGCGCGCATGTTCCTGGATCGCTTCAGTGACCGGTTTCACACGGGGCCGCTGAAGGTGCCCGCGGGCTTCCACGAGCGGCTGCTCGCCTGGCCCTGGCCGGGGAACGTGCGTGAGCTGGAGAACACCCTGGAGAGCCTGGTGGCGCTCTCCAACGAGGGAGAGCTGGAGCTGAGCCTGATCCCAGGCTCTGAATCTTCCACGCCGGCTGCGGGGACGGCGGTGGTGGTGGGCAGCCCGGAGGACCCTGGTCGCGAGCCAACGGCCTCGGCGAGCCTGGGGCTCAAGGAGCGGGTGGAGGCCTACGAGCGAGGTCTCATCCTGGACGCGATGCGTCTGGCCGGGGGGAACCGGAGCGAGGCGGCCCGGCGGCTGGGGATCGGCCGCGCGACGCTGCACGACAAGCTCCGCAAGTATGGGATGGACGTGGCAGCTTCCTCGGGGGAAGGGGGATCCACGGGGTAA
- a CDS encoding ABC transporter ATP-binding protein, producing MSAIEVEHLTRRFGGFTAVDDVSFSVGAGEIFGYLGANGAGKSTTIRMLCGLLKPSGGHARVAGFDVGREPERVKAGIGYMSQRFSLYLDLTVRANLEFFASAYGSHGAALHARIDEMLERMQLSSVQDEVTGRLPGGIQQRVALASAVMHRPRIVFLDEPTAGVDPLQRRGFWQLIRELSAQGTTVFVTTHYMDEAEYCARIGIMVDGRLVALDTPEGLKRTHAPGRVLEVRGPGLSRALDDLKSTPGVLDVSRFGAGASVRVDPERLSAEALADLLRARGVEPLELEEAAPTLDDVFLALTSAAGRKE from the coding sequence ATGAGCGCCATCGAGGTCGAGCACCTGACGCGCCGCTTCGGTGGCTTCACGGCGGTGGACGACGTGAGCTTCTCCGTGGGGGCGGGGGAGATCTTCGGCTACCTGGGAGCCAATGGCGCCGGCAAGTCCACCACCATCCGGATGCTCTGCGGGCTGCTGAAGCCCTCGGGAGGGCACGCGCGGGTGGCGGGCTTCGACGTGGGGCGAGAGCCGGAGCGCGTCAAGGCCGGCATCGGCTACATGTCCCAGCGCTTCTCGCTCTACCTGGACCTGACGGTGCGGGCAAACCTGGAGTTCTTCGCCTCGGCCTACGGCTCTCACGGAGCTGCCCTGCACGCGCGCATCGACGAGATGCTGGAGCGCATGCAGCTGAGCTCCGTGCAGGACGAGGTGACGGGAAGGCTGCCCGGAGGCATCCAGCAGCGCGTGGCGCTGGCGAGCGCCGTGATGCACCGCCCCCGCATCGTCTTCCTGGACGAGCCCACCGCCGGAGTGGATCCGCTGCAGCGGCGCGGCTTCTGGCAGCTCATCCGCGAGCTGTCCGCCCAGGGCACCACCGTCTTCGTCACCACCCACTATATGGATGAGGCCGAGTACTGCGCGCGCATCGGCATCATGGTGGACGGGCGGCTGGTGGCGCTGGACACGCCCGAGGGCCTCAAGCGCACGCATGCTCCGGGGCGGGTGCTGGAGGTGCGCGGCCCCGGACTGTCCCGGGCGCTCGATGACTTGAAGAGCACGCCGGGCGTGCTGGACGTGAGCCGCTTCGGAGCCGGAGCCAGCGTGCGTGTGGACCCGGAGCGCCTGTCCGCGGAGGCACTCGCGGACCTGCTGCGTGCCCGAGGCGTGGAGCCGCTGGAGCTGGAAGAGGCCGCGCCCACGCTCGATGACGTCTTCCTGGCCCTCACGTCGGCCGCGGGCCGGAAGGAGTGA
- a CDS encoding ABC transporter permease has protein sequence MASSALRRTLGRTLAMAGKEVQHIRRDIRTLYLALAMPVLMLVLFGFGISFDVDHLELAVVDQDRSTASRELVRHFTAAGEFTPVHEGAAPEEALRELRRGQAVAVLVVPRGFSRDIARGEARVQLLVDGADGNTATQALAKAQALVQAASQRFAPPGMSLPAPPLEVRVRTLFNPTGRSALYLVPGLASYLLAIVAVLITALTVAREWERGSMEQLFATPVGRMEIVVGKLLPYLGIGILQVLLVLTVGAWVFDVPVRGSLVVLGLGALLFLIGMLGQGLLISVVTRNQVVATQMATMTSVLPSMLLSGFIFPIENLPLPLRLLSTIIPARYFVGTLRGVLLRGNGFPELWPQLVALTLFAALVLMAAMARFQRRLD, from the coding sequence ATGGCCTCCTCCGCCCTCCGACGCACCCTGGGCCGCACCCTCGCCATGGCGGGCAAGGAGGTGCAGCACATCCGCCGGGACATCCGCACGCTGTACCTGGCGCTGGCCATGCCGGTGCTGATGCTGGTGCTCTTCGGCTTCGGCATCAGCTTCGATGTGGACCACCTGGAGCTGGCGGTGGTGGACCAGGACCGGAGCACGGCCTCGCGAGAGCTGGTTCGCCACTTCACCGCGGCCGGCGAGTTCACCCCCGTCCATGAGGGCGCCGCTCCCGAGGAAGCGCTCCGAGAGCTGCGGCGCGGACAGGCGGTGGCGGTGCTGGTGGTGCCTCGTGGGTTCTCGCGGGACATCGCTCGCGGCGAAGCCCGGGTGCAGCTGCTGGTGGATGGCGCGGACGGCAACACCGCCACGCAGGCGCTCGCCAAGGCCCAGGCCCTGGTGCAGGCCGCCTCCCAGCGGTTCGCCCCTCCGGGAATGTCCCTGCCGGCGCCGCCGCTGGAGGTGCGCGTCCGCACGCTCTTCAACCCGACGGGACGCTCGGCGCTGTACCTGGTGCCCGGACTGGCGTCGTACCTGCTCGCCATCGTCGCCGTGCTCATCACCGCGCTCACCGTGGCGCGCGAGTGGGAGCGCGGCTCCATGGAGCAGCTGTTCGCCACGCCCGTGGGGCGCATGGAGATCGTCGTGGGCAAGCTGCTGCCCTACCTGGGCATCGGCATCCTGCAGGTGCTGCTCGTCCTCACCGTGGGCGCCTGGGTGTTCGACGTGCCAGTGCGCGGCAGCCTGGTGGTGCTGGGGCTCGGGGCGCTGCTGTTCCTCATCGGCATGCTGGGCCAGGGGCTGCTCATCTCCGTGGTGACACGCAACCAGGTGGTGGCCACGCAGATGGCGACGATGACGTCCGTGCTGCCCTCCATGCTGCTGTCGGGCTTCATCTTCCCCATCGAGAACCTGCCGCTGCCGCTGCGCCTGCTCAGCACGATCATCCCCGCGCGCTACTTCGTGGGCACGCTGCGCGGGGTGCTGCTGCGCGGCAATGGCTTCCCCGAGCTGTGGCCCCAGCTCGTGGCGCTCACCCTCTTCGCGGCGCTGGTGCTGATGGCCGCCATGGCGCGCTTCCAGCGCCGGCTGGACTGA
- a CDS encoding sensor histidine kinase yields MYTQVLRNFDDIQLKHLGRTFGRMVRIRLRIGVGLAVVATVATLLDPAPWRLVWLGVTVLGAGAFILYEERRFAREGFTARSLPINLWVALLMEQSLLLGTGGISSPLLPTLLAITFVGSVAAQPRQRWRLLAAALGALTAMSVAQLSGWLPGLPLRYLGSAPPALVATCATVMGLLCIAATVVGGVLRRTFDNMLAEALAHRDELLSTHRAHARELEALSGEIAHELKNPLATVKGLTQLMAREAGRPQSVERLQVLSGEVARMQGILEEFLNFSRPLVPLSVSAVDLGALCDEALVLHEGLAGERGVRLERRGSAQVSAACDPRKVRQVLMNLLHNAIEASPPGGQVTVTVEPTPAGDARVRVRDEGPGLAPEVEGRAFEAGVTTKARGSGLGLTVARALARQHGGEVTLTNGTPGGCVAELLLPRELPAGALGPVREVAHG; encoded by the coding sequence GTGTACACGCAGGTACTGCGCAACTTCGATGACATCCAGCTCAAGCACCTGGGGCGGACGTTCGGCCGAATGGTGCGCATACGCCTGCGAATTGGTGTCGGGCTGGCGGTGGTGGCGACGGTGGCGACCCTGCTGGACCCCGCGCCCTGGCGGCTGGTGTGGCTGGGCGTGACGGTGCTCGGTGCCGGCGCGTTCATCCTCTACGAGGAGCGTCGGTTCGCCCGCGAGGGGTTCACGGCCCGGAGCCTTCCGATCAACCTCTGGGTGGCCCTGCTCATGGAGCAGAGCCTGCTGCTGGGCACGGGAGGGATCAGCAGTCCGCTCCTCCCCACGCTCCTGGCCATCACCTTCGTTGGCAGCGTGGCCGCCCAGCCCCGGCAGCGATGGCGGTTGCTGGCGGCGGCGCTCGGCGCGCTCACGGCGATGTCCGTGGCCCAGCTCTCCGGGTGGCTCCCGGGACTGCCGCTGCGCTACCTCGGCTCGGCTCCGCCCGCCCTGGTCGCCACCTGCGCGACGGTGATGGGGCTGCTGTGCATCGCGGCCACCGTCGTGGGAGGCGTGCTGCGCCGGACCTTCGACAACATGCTCGCGGAGGCCCTGGCGCACCGGGATGAGCTGCTGTCCACCCACCGGGCCCACGCGCGGGAGCTGGAGGCGCTGTCCGGCGAGATCGCCCACGAGCTGAAGAACCCGCTGGCCACGGTGAAGGGGCTCACCCAGCTCATGGCGCGCGAGGCCGGCCGTCCCCAGTCGGTCGAGCGGCTCCAGGTCCTCTCGGGGGAGGTGGCGCGCATGCAGGGCATCCTCGAGGAGTTCCTCAACTTCTCCCGGCCCCTGGTGCCGCTCTCGGTGAGCGCGGTGGACCTGGGGGCGCTGTGCGACGAGGCGCTGGTGCTCCACGAGGGCCTGGCGGGCGAGCGCGGCGTGCGGCTGGAGCGGCGGGGCTCGGCGCAGGTGAGCGCGGCGTGTGATCCGCGCAAGGTGAGGCAGGTGCTCATGAACCTCCTGCACAACGCCATCGAGGCCAGTCCCCCGGGGGGCCAGGTGACGGTGACGGTGGAGCCCACGCCCGCAGGGGATGCGCGGGTGCGGGTGCGGGACGAGGGGCCGGGGCTCGCGCCGGAGGTGGAGGGGCGCGCCTTCGAGGCGGGAGTCACCACCAAGGCTCGGGGCTCGGGGCTGGGGCTGACGGTGGCGCGGGCGCTGGCGCGGCAGCACGGCGGCGAGGTGACGCTGACCAACGGGACACCGGGCGGGTGCGTGGCGGAGCTGCTGCTCCCGCGCGAGCTGCCCGCGGGCGCGCTGGGGCCCGTGCGCGAGGTGGCCCATGGCTAA
- a CDS encoding HlyD family secretion protein, which translates to MRRVVVLFIALVVVLGTLLGLRLVRDRRAAEGPPGGSGVVEGTAVDVRSRLNARVLALHVKEGARVEKGALLATLDCTEPEALLAEAEARLAMARAQAHAADAAALASLRASEAATAQASGTQAQLESLAAQQGLASRQAARMEQMGEAVAVATRDQARAQADALSQQLAASQHTSTAASRQARAAAEQERASREQASAATQAVQATEATVRRARLSVAECELHAPLAGTVETLVLEVGELAMPGAVLARLVDTRNSRATFYLPNAELAAVRPGEPAIVRADAYPDRSFQARVVTVATVAEFTPRNVQTRSDRDRLVYPVEVRIEDPDGLLLPGMPVDITLSPRAGAVAERRP; encoded by the coding sequence ATGCGCCGCGTCGTCGTGCTGTTCATCGCCCTGGTGGTCGTGCTGGGCACCTTGCTGGGACTGCGGCTGGTGCGCGATCGCCGAGCGGCGGAAGGCCCGCCGGGCGGCTCGGGCGTGGTGGAGGGCACCGCCGTGGACGTGCGCTCGCGGCTCAACGCGCGGGTGCTCGCCCTGCACGTGAAGGAGGGAGCCCGCGTGGAGAAGGGCGCGCTCCTGGCCACCCTGGACTGCACCGAGCCCGAGGCCCTGCTCGCCGAGGCCGAGGCCCGGCTGGCCATGGCGCGCGCCCAGGCTCACGCCGCGGATGCCGCCGCCCTCGCCTCCCTGCGCGCCAGTGAGGCCGCCACGGCGCAGGCCAGCGGCACCCAGGCGCAGCTCGAGTCGCTCGCCGCGCAGCAGGGGCTCGCCTCCCGGCAGGCCGCGCGCATGGAGCAGATGGGAGAGGCCGTCGCCGTGGCCACGAGAGACCAGGCGCGCGCCCAGGCGGATGCCCTGAGCCAGCAGCTCGCCGCCTCCCAGCACACGAGCACCGCCGCCAGCCGTCAGGCGCGAGCCGCCGCCGAGCAGGAGCGCGCCAGCCGCGAGCAGGCCTCCGCCGCCACCCAGGCCGTCCAGGCCACCGAGGCCACGGTGCGCCGCGCGCGCCTGTCCGTCGCCGAGTGCGAGCTGCACGCGCCCCTGGCGGGCACGGTGGAGACGCTGGTGCTGGAGGTGGGGGAGCTGGCCATGCCCGGCGCGGTGCTCGCGCGGCTGGTGGATACGCGGAACTCGCGCGCCACCTTCTATCTGCCGAACGCGGAGCTGGCCGCCGTGCGTCCCGGGGAGCCCGCCATCGTCCGCGCGGACGCGTATCCCGATCGCAGCTTCCAGGCCCGCGTGGTCACCGTGGCGACCGTGGCGGAGTTCACGCCTCGCAACGTGCAGACCCGGAGCGACCGCGACCGGCTCGTCTATCCGGTGGAGGTCCGCATCGAGGATCCCGACGGGCTGCTGCTGCCGGGCATGCCCGTGGACATCACCCTCTCGCCGCGCGCCGGCGCGGTGGCGGAGCGACGGCCATGA
- a CDS encoding ABC transporter permease yields the protein MHPLLVQYRAVVVKEVRQTVRDKRVLALLTFAPLVQLFVLGFAVNFDVRHVPTAVVDRDRSQESLAHARGLLASDTLELKAEPADERAAEELLVQGDAAVALVFPPDFQRELLRGEGAQVQALVDGSDPVRSSTAVDAVARHAAARAVQRLQEQAQARGETPPRQALELVPRVLYNPTLSTAVYVIPGIMAMLLLIVTTVTMAMGLARERESGTLEQLQVTPLKPGILMVGKVTPFVLIGLVDVGLALTVGTWVFEVPLRGNLGLVAGATLLYIMSTLGVGLLIATLSRTQQQAFVGGFLFLLPAILLSGVLTPLRAMPDWLAWLTWLNPVRFYVEVLRGVLLKGASLSDLWPQVLLLALFGAAVLTVASRRFHKTAA from the coding sequence ATGCACCCGCTCCTCGTGCAGTACCGCGCCGTGGTGGTGAAGGAGGTGAGGCAGACGGTGCGCGACAAGCGCGTGCTGGCCCTGCTCACCTTCGCGCCGCTGGTGCAGCTGTTCGTCCTGGGCTTCGCCGTCAACTTCGACGTGCGCCATGTGCCCACCGCCGTGGTGGACCGGGACCGCAGCCAGGAGAGCCTGGCTCACGCGCGCGGTCTGCTCGCCAGCGACACGCTGGAGCTGAAGGCGGAGCCGGCGGACGAGCGCGCCGCCGAGGAGCTGCTGGTACAAGGCGACGCCGCGGTGGCGCTGGTGTTCCCCCCGGACTTCCAGAGGGAGCTGCTGCGCGGCGAGGGCGCTCAAGTGCAGGCCCTGGTGGATGGCTCGGATCCGGTGCGCTCGTCCACCGCCGTGGATGCGGTGGCCCGGCACGCGGCGGCGCGGGCCGTGCAGCGCCTCCAGGAGCAGGCGCAGGCACGCGGGGAGACGCCACCCCGACAGGCGCTGGAGCTGGTGCCCCGGGTCCTCTACAACCCGACGCTGTCCACGGCCGTGTATGTGATTCCCGGCATCATGGCCATGCTGCTGCTCATCGTCACCACGGTGACGATGGCCATGGGCCTGGCCCGCGAGCGGGAGAGCGGCACGCTGGAGCAGCTCCAGGTGACGCCGCTCAAGCCAGGCATCTTGATGGTGGGAAAGGTGACGCCGTTCGTGCTCATCGGGCTGGTGGACGTGGGGCTCGCGCTCACCGTGGGCACCTGGGTGTTCGAGGTGCCGCTGCGAGGCAACCTCGGGCTGGTGGCGGGTGCCACGCTGCTCTACATCATGTCCACGCTGGGGGTAGGCCTGCTCATCGCCACGTTGAGCCGCACCCAGCAGCAGGCCTTCGTGGGCGGCTTCCTCTTCCTGCTACCCGCCATCCTGCTCTCTGGCGTGCTCACGCCCCTGCGCGCCATGCCGGACTGGCTGGCGTGGCTCACCTGGCTCAACCCCGTGCGCTTCTACGTCGAGGTGCTGCGCGGCGTGCTGCTCAAGGGCGCGAGCCTCTCGGACCTGTGGCCCCAGGTCCTCCTCCTGGCCCTCTTTGGCGCGGCGGTGCTCACGGTGGCCTCCCGCCGCTTCCACAAGACGGCGGCGTGA
- a CDS encoding ABC transporter ATP-binding protein: protein MSAHAVDLELSGVRRSFGATQALRGVCLAVRSGEVYGLVGPDGAGKTTAIRMLSGLMRPDEGQVRVLGEDPAHPRSPVREQLGLVPQRNSLYGDLSVDENLRFFARLFGLARADFEARRERLLSITRLERFTDRRADALSGGMYKKLALACALLHRPRVLLLDEPTNGVDPVSRRELWELLYGLVHEGMTLVVSTPYMDEAARCHRVGLLYAGEVIAEGAPRELARAQGVAPGNFEAVFLELIRGRAA, encoded by the coding sequence ATGAGCGCGCACGCCGTGGACCTGGAGCTGTCCGGCGTGCGCCGCTCCTTCGGCGCCACCCAGGCCCTGCGAGGCGTGTGCCTGGCGGTGCGCTCCGGCGAGGTCTACGGCCTGGTAGGCCCGGACGGCGCGGGGAAGACGACGGCCATCCGCATGCTGTCGGGGCTGATGCGCCCGGACGAGGGCCAGGTGCGGGTGCTCGGAGAGGATCCGGCGCACCCGCGCAGCCCGGTGCGCGAGCAGCTCGGGCTGGTGCCCCAGCGCAACAGCCTCTACGGCGATCTGAGCGTGGACGAGAACCTGCGCTTCTTCGCGCGGCTGTTCGGGCTGGCCCGCGCGGACTTCGAGGCGCGGCGGGAGCGCCTGCTCTCCATCACCCGGCTGGAGCGCTTCACGGACAGGCGCGCGGACGCGCTCTCCGGAGGCATGTACAAGAAGCTGGCGCTGGCGTGCGCGCTGCTTCACCGGCCGCGCGTGCTGCTGCTGGACGAGCCCACCAACGGCGTGGATCCGGTGAGCCGCCGCGAGCTGTGGGAGCTGCTGTACGGGCTGGTGCACGAGGGCATGACGCTGGTGGTGTCCACTCCCTACATGGACGAGGCGGCGCGCTGCCACCGGGTGGGGCTCCTGTACGCGGGCGAGGTGATCGCCGAGGGCGCGCCGCGCGAGCTGGCCCGGGCGCAGGGCGTGGCGCCGGGCAACTTCGAGGCGGTGTTCCTCGAGCTCATCCGAGGGAGGGCCGCATGA
- the gor gene encoding glutathione-disulfide reductase, with translation MPQYDFDLFTIGAGSGGVASSRRAGSHGARVAICESDRVGGTCVLRGCVPKKLLVYGAHFRHDFEDSVGFGWSVPEPKHDWKKLQAAKDKELDRLNGVYKRLLRDSGVQLIEGHGRIVDPHTVQVGEQRYTAAHILVSTGSHPFLPELPGIEHAITSDGALSLKELPRRLIIVGGGYIGVEFAGIFNALGVKVMILIRGDTVLRGFDDDVRAFLTQEMRKKGIDIRSEVFVRDIEKRSDGTLSVLTRMGDTLEADAVLFATGRVPNTRGLGLEEVGVKLDARGAVVVDEGSRSSVENIYAVGDVTDRLNLTPVAIAEGRALAETLFNDNPMRMDHSGVPSAVFSQPPVGTVGLTELEACQLHGAVDVYVSSFRPMKHTLSGREERSMMKLIVERKSGKVLGFHMVGADAPEIIQGLAVALKCGVTKQQLDSTVGIHPTAAEEFVTMRDRRPDPQTSATDELGREAVKK, from the coding sequence ATGCCTCAGTACGACTTCGATCTGTTCACGATTGGCGCGGGCTCGGGTGGCGTGGCCTCCAGCCGCCGGGCCGGCTCCCATGGCGCACGCGTGGCCATCTGCGAGTCGGATCGGGTGGGCGGCACCTGTGTCCTGCGCGGCTGCGTGCCCAAGAAGCTGCTCGTCTACGGCGCGCACTTCCGCCACGACTTCGAGGACTCGGTCGGCTTCGGCTGGTCCGTCCCCGAGCCCAAGCACGACTGGAAGAAGCTCCAGGCGGCCAAGGACAAGGAGCTGGACCGGCTCAACGGGGTGTACAAGCGGCTGCTGCGGGACTCGGGCGTGCAGCTCATCGAGGGGCACGGGCGCATCGTCGACCCTCACACGGTGCAGGTGGGTGAGCAGCGCTACACGGCGGCGCACATCCTGGTGTCCACGGGCTCGCATCCCTTCCTGCCCGAGCTGCCCGGCATCGAGCATGCCATCACGTCGGACGGCGCGCTGAGCCTGAAGGAGCTGCCGCGCAGGCTCATCATCGTGGGCGGGGGCTACATCGGCGTGGAGTTCGCCGGCATCTTCAACGCGCTGGGCGTCAAGGTGATGATCCTCATCCGTGGCGACACGGTGCTGCGCGGCTTCGATGACGACGTGCGCGCGTTCCTCACCCAGGAGATGCGCAAGAAGGGCATCGACATCCGCTCCGAGGTGTTCGTGCGCGACATCGAGAAGCGCTCGGACGGGACGCTGAGCGTGCTCACGCGGATGGGAGACACGCTCGAGGCGGACGCGGTGCTGTTCGCCACGGGCCGCGTCCCCAACACCCGAGGGCTGGGGCTGGAGGAGGTGGGCGTGAAGCTGGATGCGCGCGGAGCGGTGGTGGTGGACGAGGGCTCCCGCTCGTCCGTGGAGAACATCTATGCGGTGGGGGATGTGACGGACCGGCTCAACCTCACGCCGGTGGCCATCGCCGAGGGCCGGGCGCTGGCGGAGACGCTCTTCAACGACAACCCCATGCGGATGGACCACTCCGGGGTGCCGTCCGCGGTGTTCAGCCAGCCGCCGGTGGGCACGGTGGGGCTCACGGAGCTCGAGGCGTGCCAGCTGCACGGGGCCGTCGACGTGTACGTGTCCAGCTTCCGGCCCATGAAGCACACGCTGAGCGGCCGGGAGGAGCGCTCGATGATGAAGCTCATCGTCGAGCGGAAGAGCGGCAAGGTGCTGGGCTTCCACATGGTGGGGGCGGACGCGCCGGAGATCATCCAGGGGCTGGCGGTGGCGCTGAAGTGCGGCGTCACCAAGCAGCAGCTCGACTCCACGGTGGGCATCCACCCCACGGCCGCCGAGGAGTTCGTCACCATGCGTGACAGGCGCCCCGACCCCCAGACGAGCGCGACCGATGAGCTGGGCCGCGAGGCCGTGAAGAAGTGA